In Callospermophilus lateralis isolate mCalLat2 chromosome 19, mCalLat2.hap1, whole genome shotgun sequence, the following are encoded in one genomic region:
- the Pdzd9 gene encoding PDZ domain-containing protein 9, producing MKSFGVHSKASGFCFKSNGKTLEGDMILICKGPHSPGGYHTAVQPLRGGLAVPPGGQPEGRRPKSTPRVACSAALRVLLQDSKLLAFSSQKVSVVRGKMRLEMGKDFCFEEREVNSASSLQLGKQFSFEFKNSVHNLSKTQQTKLTVGRLGLGLIIIQHGPYLQISHLIKNGAAAKDRRLKPGDVLISVGHANVLGYTLREFLKLLQNITIGTVLQFKVYRDFIAIPREWQEIYDLIPETKFPVTRTPKKTGKAKDEFFSSPDDNEDVVLDKKLKFYRYSQSLGPHPARRPVSISREWHGYKKENQTISVGKNINCDVIIHRDHKKEVRAPSPYWTMVKNENKSSSSSVSSTSDAFWLEDCAQVEKGKSQLASKVRQ from the exons GTCCACACAGCCCTGGAGGCTACCACACTGCGGTTCAGCCTCTGCGCGGCGGCCTCGCAGTGCCCCCTGGCGGTCAGCCCGAGGGACGGCGCCCGAAATCTACTCCGCGGGTTGCCTGCAGCGCTGCCCTGCGCGTGCTTCTGCAGGATTCGAAATTGCTGGCC TTTTCCAGCCAGAAAGTGTCTGTGGTTCGGGGGAAGATGAGGTTGGAGATGGGCAAAGACTTTTGCTTTGAGGAAAGGGAGGTGAATTCTGCCAGTTCTCTACAGCTGG GAAAACAATTCAGCTTTGAGTTCAAGAACTCTGTACACAACTTGAGCAAAACTCAGCAGACCAAACTCACGGTGGGCAGACTGGGATTAGGCCTGATCATCATCCAGCATGGGCCCTACCTCCAGATTTCCCACCTCATCAAAAATGGGGCTGCAGCCAAGGACCGGAGACTCAAGCCAG GTGATGTTCTGATTAGTGTTGGCCATGCCAACGTATTAGGATATACTCTTCGAGAATTTTTAAAGCTTTTGCAAAATATCACCATAGGAACAGTGCTACAATTCAAGGTTTACCGAGATTTTATTGCTATACCCCGAGAATGGCAAGAAATATATGATTTAATCCCTGAAACCAAATTCCCAGTGACACG tacaccaaagaaaactgggaAGGCAAAAGATGAATTTTTCTCAAGCCCTGATGACAACGAAGATGTAGTTTTAGATAAAAAACTTAAATTTTACAGATATTCCCAGTCACTTGGGCCTCACCCTGCAAGAAGACCAGTATCTATTTCCAGAGAATGGCATGGGTATAAAAAGGAGAACCAAACTATTAGCGTCGGAAAAAATATCAACTGTGATGTGATAATTCATCGAGATCATAAGAAAGAAGTGAGAGCCCCATCTCCATActggaccatggtgaagaacgaaAACAAAAGCTCCTCTTCCTCCGTCTCCTCCACCTCAGATGCATTTTGGCTGGAGGACTGTGCCCAAGTTGAGAAGGGCAAAAGTCAACTGGCATCAAAGGTTAGGCAATAG